From the genome of Amycolatopsis camponoti:
GTCGAGGACGGTGATCTCGATCGCGTCGAGCTTCACGTGGCCGGAGCGCATGTGGTCGGCGAGCCGGCCGGGGCAGGCGACGACGACGTCGACGCCGTCACGCAGCCGCGTGATCTGCGGGTTCGCGCTCACGCCACCGAAGATGGTGGTCGTCTTCAGGCCCAGCGGCTTCGCCAGCGGCAGGATCGAGGCTTCGATCTGGGTCGCGAGCTCGCGGGTCGGCGCCAGGATCAGCGCGCGGGGGCGGCCCGGCTTGCGCCGCGTCGGGCCCGCCGAGAGGCGCGCCAGCAGGGGCAGGACGAAGCCGTAGGTCTTGCCGGAGCCGGTCCGGCCGCGGCCGAGCACGTCGCGCCCGGCGAGGGTGTGCGGCAGGGTCGCCGCCTGGATGGGGAAGGGCTCGGTGACGCCCTGCGCGGCCAGTGCGTCCACCAGGGTCGTGGGCAGGCCGAGTTCAGCGAAAGTGCTCATAAGTGCATGCGGGCGCCACTGCGCCCTGGTCTCCGTAATCTGAGAAGGGTTGTCCTGCCCGGCGCAGACCGGTCAACGGCCGCGGCGCGTGGTAGTCGACAACAGCAGCGGGCCGAGGCAGAACTGAGCGGCCCGCAAGATCAGTGTAGCCGGTGGGAGTGACGTACCCCTAGTGAGATTGCCCGCACTCGAGGAGACTTGCTAAGTTACCGGTCGGTAATCGAAGAGGAGCGCCATGCTGCTGAACCCGCACGAGTACGACCCGAGCCACTTCGACGCGGAGACGCGCCGGCTGCTCCGGGCCACCATCGACTGGTTCGAGCAGCGCGGCAAGGCGAAGCTGGCCGAGGACTACCACGCCCGCACCTTCTACGCGGACTTCCTCGAGTTCGCGGGCAAGGAAGGCCTGTTCTCGACCTTCCTGACGCCGGCCGCGAACGCCGGCGGCAACCCGGACAAGCGCTGGGACACCGCCCGCGTCGCCGCGCTGTCGGAGATCCTCGGGTTCTACGGCCTGAACTACTGGTACCCGTGGCAGGTCACGATCCTCGGCCTCGGCCCGGTCTGGCAGAGCGGCAACGACGTCGCCCGCAAGCGCGCGGCGGACGCCCTCGACGCCGGCGGCGTCGGGGCCTTCGGACTGTCCGAAAAGGACCACGGCGCCGACATCTACTCGTCCGACCTGGTGCTGACGAAGGACGGCGACGGCTACCGCGCCACCGGCTCGAAGTACTACATCGGCAACGGCAACTGCGCGCGCACGGTGTCGGTCTTCGGCCGCATCGACGGCGTCGAGGGCCCGGACCAGTACGTCTTCTTCTACGCCGATTCCGAGCACCCGAACTACCACGTGGTCAAGAACGTGGTGCCGTCGCAGATGTACGTCGCTGAGTTCCGGCTCGAGGACTACCCGGTGCACGCCGACGACATCCTCCACATCGGCGCCGAAGCCTTCAGCGCCGCGTTGAACACGGTCAACATCGGCAAGTTCAACCTCTGCTTCGGCGGCATCGGCATGGCGACGCACTCGCTGTACGAAGCCATCACGCACGCGCACAACCGCGTCCTGTACGGCAAGCCCGTCACGAACTTCCCGCACGTGCGCCGCGAGTTCGTCGAGGCCTACGCGCGGCTGACCGCGATGAAGCTGTTCTCCGACCGCGCCGTCGACTACTTCCGCAGCGCGCACGCCGAAGACCGCCGCTACCTGCTGTTCAACCCGATCACCAAGATGAAGGTGACGACCGAGGCGCAGAAGGTGATCGGCCTGGTCGCCGACGTCGTCGCGGCCAAGGGCTTCGAGGCCGACACGTACCTCGCGATGTCCAAGAACGACATCGACGGCCTGCCCAAGCTCGAAGGCACGGTGGCCGTGAACCTCGCGCTGATCGCGAAGTTCATGCCCGCGTACCTCTTCGCGCCGCAGGAGTACGCGCCGGTAGGGACCCGCACCGACGCCGCGGACGACGAGTTCCTCTTCCGCCAGGGCCCGGCGCGCGGCCTGTCGAAGGTCCGCTTCCACGACTGGAAGACCGCCTACGCCGGCGCCGCGCACATCCCGAACGTCGCGCTGTTCACCGAGCAGGCGGGATACCTCGTCAAGCTGCTGACGGAGGCCGCGCCGGACGAGGCCCAGCAGGCCGACCTCGACTTCGGGCTCGCGCTGACCGAGCTGTTCACGCTCATCGTGTACGGCCAGCTGATCCTGGAGCAGGCCGAGATCACCGGCCTCGACGAGGAGGTCGTCGACCAGATCTTCGCCGTGCTGGTGCAGGACTTCAGCGCCGCGGCGGTCGACCTCAACGGCAAGGCGAGCTCGACCGAGGCCCAGCAGGCGATCGCGCTGGCCGCGCTGCGCAAGCCGGTGGTGGACGCCGAGCGCTTCGAGAACGTCTGGACGAGGGTCCGCGAGCTTTCCGGGGTCTACGCTATGCACCCGTGATGGCCAGGAAGTACCAGCTCGGCGTGACGCGCAAGGCCGCGAACGTCGTCGTGACGGCGTTGCTGGAGCGCGGGATCCCGGTCAACGGGCGCACCGGCTACCTGCTGACCACGCGAGGACGCAAGAGCGGAGTGGACCGGACCACTCCGGTCAACGTCCTCGAGGTCGGCGGTGACCGCTGGCTCGTCTCGCCGTACGGGCAGGTCGGCTGGGTGCACAACCTGCGCGCCGACGCCACCGCCCGGCTGCGGCGCGGCCGCACGCGCGAGACGTGGTCCGTCGAAGAGGCCGACGCCGCGGCGGCCGGACCGGTGCTGCGCGCGTACGTCCGCAAGATCCCCGTGACGGCGCCGTTCTTCGACGCGAAGCTCAGCGACCCCGCCGAGGCCTTCGCCGCGGAAGCCGATCGACACCCGGTCTTCCGGTTGGCAAGATCGCGAGGGTGAACCGAGAGCGGGCGGCGGAACTCATCTGGGATGCGTGGCAGACCGGGAAACGCCTCGACGGCCTTCCCGACGACGCCCGCCCGCGCGATCTCGCCGAGGGCATGGCCGCGCAGGCGGCGCTCGCCGCGCTGGCCGGGCCGGTGTCCGGCTGGAAGATCGCCGCGACGACCGCGTACGCCCGCCAGTACCTCGACGTCCCCGGCCCGCTGGCGGGGGTGATGTTCGAGCGGTACCGCCACGCCGAGGGCGAGCCGGTGCCGGCCGACACGATGACGATGGGCGTCGCCGAGCCCGAGTTCGCCTTCCGGCTCAAGGCCGACCCCGGGCTGTCGCCGTCGCTGACCGCGGTGCTCGACGCCGTCGACACGATGGTCCTCGCGCTCGAGATGCCGGACAGCCGCTACACCGACCACCGGCACGCGGGCGGGCCGCAGCTGCTGGCCGACGTCGCGTGCGCGGGCCGGTTCGTCGAGGGGCGGGCGGTGCCGGGCTGGCGCGACCTCGACCTCCCGCGGCAGCAGGTCGTCCTGCACGCCGACGGCGAGGAGTTCTCGCGCGGCAGCGGCAGCCTGGTGCTCGGCGACCCGCGGCTGGCGCTGCACTGGCTGGCGATGGAACTGCCCCGCCACGGCCTCGCGTTGCGCCCCGGCGACATCGTGACGACGGGGACGGCGACCCCGCCGTGCCCGATCCACGCCGGCGGGCACGTGGTCGCCGACTTCGGCGCGCTGGGCGCGGTCGAGGTGCGGTTCGCCGGGGTAGGGTAGATCGTCGCGTTGGCGAGCGCGGCAGGCCACGGCACCCCGACCGGCTGACCCCCGCCGAGTGGCGGGTGGTCGACGCGGTCCGCCTCGGCCTGAGCAACGGCGAGATCGCCCGGCGGCGCGGCACGAGCCGGGACGCCGTCAAGTTCCACGTCGGCAACGCCGTCCGCAAGCTCGGCCTGACCGAAAGGGCCGAGCTGCGCACGTGGCGCGGCGCCGCGGCGGACAGCGCGCTCGCGGGCCGGGTTTCGGAGGAGGCACCGATGCTGGGACCGATCGGCCAGGTTTCGCGGACCGTGACGGATCTCGACCGCGCGAAGGCGTTCTACGGCGACGTGCTCGGCCTGGAGCACCTCTACACGTTCGGGGACTTGGCGTTCTTCGACT
Proteins encoded in this window:
- a CDS encoding acyl-CoA dehydrogenase: MLLNPHEYDPSHFDAETRRLLRATIDWFEQRGKAKLAEDYHARTFYADFLEFAGKEGLFSTFLTPAANAGGNPDKRWDTARVAALSEILGFYGLNYWYPWQVTILGLGPVWQSGNDVARKRAADALDAGGVGAFGLSEKDHGADIYSSDLVLTKDGDGYRATGSKYYIGNGNCARTVSVFGRIDGVEGPDQYVFFYADSEHPNYHVVKNVVPSQMYVAEFRLEDYPVHADDILHIGAEAFSAALNTVNIGKFNLCFGGIGMATHSLYEAITHAHNRVLYGKPVTNFPHVRREFVEAYARLTAMKLFSDRAVDYFRSAHAEDRRYLLFNPITKMKVTTEAQKVIGLVADVVAAKGFEADTYLAMSKNDIDGLPKLEGTVAVNLALIAKFMPAYLFAPQEYAPVGTRTDAADDEFLFRQGPARGLSKVRFHDWKTAYAGAAHIPNVALFTEQAGYLVKLLTEAAPDEAQQADLDFGLALTELFTLIVYGQLILEQAEITGLDEEVVDQIFAVLVQDFSAAAVDLNGKASSTEAQQAIALAALRKPVVDAERFENVWTRVRELSGVYAMHP
- a CDS encoding VOC family protein, with product MPDPRRRARGRRLRRAGRGRGAVRRGRVDRRVGERGRPRHPDRLTPAEWRVVDAVRLGLSNGEIARRRGTSRDAVKFHVGNAVRKLGLTERAELRTWRGAAADSALAGRVSEEAPMLGPIGQVSRTVTDLDRAKAFYGDVLGLEHLYTFGDLAFFDCDGVRLFLTAGEPRGAESVLYFTVPDIDAAYDSLRARGVEFVGAPHLIFRHESGVEEWMAFFTDPDGHPTAIMARVQPG
- a CDS encoding nitroreductase family deazaflavin-dependent oxidoreductase yields the protein MARKYQLGVTRKAANVVVTALLERGIPVNGRTGYLLTTRGRKSGVDRTTPVNVLEVGGDRWLVSPYGQVGWVHNLRADATARLRRGRTRETWSVEEADAAAAGPVLRAYVRKIPVTAPFFDAKLSDPAEAFAAEADRHPVFRLARSRG
- a CDS encoding 2-keto-4-pentenoate hydratase, which produces MNRERAAELIWDAWQTGKRLDGLPDDARPRDLAEGMAAQAALAALAGPVSGWKIAATTAYARQYLDVPGPLAGVMFERYRHAEGEPVPADTMTMGVAEPEFAFRLKADPGLSPSLTAVLDAVDTMVLALEMPDSRYTDHRHAGGPQLLADVACAGRFVEGRAVPGWRDLDLPRQQVVLHADGEEFSRGSGSLVLGDPRLALHWLAMELPRHGLALRPGDIVTTGTATPPCPIHAGGHVVADFGALGAVEVRFAGVG